The following proteins are co-located in the Longimicrobium terrae genome:
- a CDS encoding DUF3024 domain-containing protein, with protein sequence MALPPLVAEAARVLLDAYCRNRVPAHAADEVRMSWTVRGATISLTEQRCHWKRREEWGDRVVAKFKYAESDGKWELYWGDRNDRFHQYQDLAPVSLKRCLAEVDSDPLGIFWG encoded by the coding sequence ATGGCCCTCCCGCCGCTGGTCGCCGAAGCCGCTCGCGTTCTGCTGGATGCATACTGCCGCAATCGGGTGCCGGCCCACGCCGCGGACGAGGTGCGAATGTCGTGGACCGTCCGGGGCGCGACGATTTCGCTGACCGAACAGCGGTGTCACTGGAAGCGGCGGGAGGAGTGGGGCGATCGGGTCGTCGCCAAGTTCAAGTACGCCGAGTCGGACGGGAAGTGGGAACTGTACTGGGGCGACCGCAACGACCGCTTTCATCAGTACCAGGACTTGGCACCCGTCTCCCTCAAGCGGTGCTTGGCCGAGGTCGACAGCGATCCGCTGGGGATCTTCTGGGGATGA
- the fabF gene encoding beta-ketoacyl-ACP synthase II yields MNRRVVITGTGLVTPVGLDVQESWAALLDGRSGTGPITQFDASEYPVRFAAEVKGFDPGAYIDRKEVKRTDRYSQLAIAASVQAMREAGLDQGLGSIDPEAFGVIVASGIGGIQTFEEQHSRLVEKGPGRVSPFFVPMFISDIAAGLVSIRYGLKGPNYCTVSACASGAHAIGNAFRHIKNGDADLMLAGGAEAAISPMAMAGFANMTALSTRNDSPETASRPFDATRDGFVLGEGAGMLVLEELEHALARGATILAEVVGYGLTGDAYHITGQPENHEGLARAMRMALREAGAKPADVDYVNAHGTSTPLNDSNETGAIKLVLGDHAREIIVGSTKSMTGHLLGAAGAIEGVFSALVCRTGKIPPTINYSTPDPECDLNYGTDGVTERPVRLALSNSAGFGGHNVSLAVRRWDA; encoded by the coding sequence ATGAATCGCCGAGTCGTGATTACCGGGACCGGCCTCGTAACGCCCGTCGGGCTGGACGTCCAGGAATCCTGGGCGGCCCTGCTCGACGGGCGTAGCGGTACCGGTCCCATTACGCAGTTCGACGCATCCGAGTACCCCGTGCGCTTCGCGGCCGAGGTGAAGGGGTTTGACCCCGGCGCCTACATTGACCGCAAGGAGGTCAAGCGCACGGACCGCTACAGCCAGCTGGCCATCGCCGCGTCGGTGCAGGCCATGCGCGAGGCCGGGCTGGACCAAGGCCTGGGCTCCATCGATCCCGAAGCGTTCGGGGTGATCGTCGCCAGCGGCATCGGCGGCATTCAGACCTTCGAGGAGCAGCACAGCCGCCTGGTGGAGAAGGGGCCGGGGCGCGTGTCGCCCTTCTTCGTCCCCATGTTCATCAGCGACATCGCGGCGGGGCTGGTGAGCATCCGGTACGGGCTCAAGGGCCCCAACTACTGCACCGTCAGCGCCTGCGCCAGCGGCGCGCACGCCATCGGCAACGCGTTCCGGCACATCAAGAACGGCGACGCCGACCTGATGCTGGCGGGCGGCGCCGAGGCGGCCATTTCGCCCATGGCCATGGCGGGCTTCGCCAACATGACGGCGCTCAGCACGCGCAACGATTCGCCGGAAACGGCGAGCCGGCCGTTCGACGCCACCCGCGACGGCTTCGTGCTGGGCGAAGGGGCGGGGATGCTGGTGCTGGAGGAACTGGAGCACGCCCTGGCCCGCGGCGCCACCATCCTGGCCGAAGTCGTGGGCTACGGGTTGACGGGCGACGCGTACCACATCACCGGGCAGCCGGAGAACCACGAGGGGCTCGCGCGGGCGATGCGGATGGCGCTGCGCGAGGCGGGCGCCAAGCCCGCCGACGTGGACTACGTGAACGCGCACGGCACCAGCACGCCGCTCAACGACAGCAACGAGACGGGCGCCATCAAGCTCGTGCTGGGCGACCACGCGCGCGAGATCATCGTGGGGAGCACCAAGAGCATGACGGGGCACCTGCTGGGCGCCGCGGGCGCCATCGAGGGGGTGTTCAGCGCGCTGGTGTGCCGGACGGGAAAGATCCCGCCCACCATCAACTACAGCACGCCGGACCCGGAGTGCGACCTGAACTACGGAACGGACGGGGTGACGGAGCGGCCGGTGCGGCTGGCGCTCAGCAACTCCGCCGGCTTCGGCGGGCACAACGTGTCGCTCGCGGTTCGCCGCTGGGACGCGTAG
- a CDS encoding acyl carrier protein, which produces MADIEAKVKEIIINELGVDAEKVTPEASFVEDLGADSLDTVELVMAFEEEFGMEIPDEEAEKLRTVGDAISYISSNQG; this is translated from the coding sequence ATGGCGGACATCGAGGCGAAGGTCAAGGAAATCATCATCAACGAGCTGGGCGTGGACGCCGAGAAGGTGACCCCGGAGGCCTCGTTCGTGGAGGACCTTGGCGCTGACTCGCTGGACACCGTGGAGCTGGTGATGGCTTTCGAGGAAGAGTTCGGGATGGAGATTCCGGACGAAGAGGCCGAGAAGCTGCGCACGGTGGGCGACGCCATCAGCTACATCTCGAGCAACCAGGGCTGA
- the fabG gene encoding 3-oxoacyl-[acyl-carrier-protein] reductase has translation MPVELSGQVALVTGGSRGIGLAIARELASAGARVAVVARDGARAQQAAAELPGEGHRGYACDVANSAACTELVKTVEGEMGSLDVLVNNAGVTRDNVLMRIKDEDWDAVLDTNLRGAFNLMRAASRGMMKRRAGRVINITSVVGITGNAGQANYAASKAGLIGMTKSVAKELAGRGVLVNAVAPGYIETDMTSELPEAARGALMGSIALGRLGRPEDIAPAVRFLAGPGAAYITGQVLVVDGGMVM, from the coding sequence ATTCCTGTGGAGCTTTCGGGCCAGGTCGCGCTGGTGACGGGCGGCTCCCGCGGCATCGGCCTCGCCATCGCGCGGGAGCTGGCATCGGCGGGGGCCAGGGTGGCGGTGGTGGCGCGCGACGGTGCGCGGGCGCAGCAGGCCGCGGCCGAACTGCCCGGCGAAGGGCACCGGGGCTACGCCTGCGACGTGGCGAACTCCGCCGCCTGCACCGAGCTGGTAAAGACGGTGGAGGGCGAGATGGGGTCGCTGGACGTGCTGGTGAACAACGCCGGCGTCACGCGCGACAACGTCCTCATGCGCATCAAGGACGAGGACTGGGACGCCGTGCTGGACACCAACCTGCGCGGCGCCTTCAACCTCATGCGCGCCGCCTCGCGCGGAATGATGAAGCGGCGCGCCGGGCGCGTCATCAACATCACCAGCGTGGTGGGGATCACGGGCAACGCCGGGCAGGCCAACTACGCGGCCAGCAAGGCGGGGCTCATCGGGATGACCAAGTCGGTGGCCAAGGAACTCGCCGGGCGGGGAGTTCTGGTCAACGCGGTCGCCCCGGGGTACATTGAGACGGACATGACGAGCGAGCTGCCCGAAGCCGCCCGCGGCGCACTGATGGGTTCCATCGCGCTGGGACGGCTGGGGCGGCCGGAAGACATTGCTCCCGCGGTGCGCTTTCTCGCGGGGCCGGGCGCGGCGTACATCACCGGGCAGGTGCTGGTGGTGGATGGCGGGATGGTGATGTAG
- the fabD gene encoding ACP S-malonyltransferase has product MNGERIALLFPGQGSQAVGMGRDLAERFPEARALFQEADDALGFSLSTLMWEGPAEELTLTVNAQPALLVHSAAVWAVLKGADIDVVAAAGHSLGEFSAYHAAGSLAFADAVRTVRRRGELMLQSGNARPGTMAAVLGLDDDVVEGVCREASTEDSVVVPANFNSPGQVVVSGDVAAVERVGPMLVSAGAKKVQGLNVSGAFHSPLMAVAEEGLRAQLEGAAFGGPAFPVISNVTASPVTDGAEAQRLLVEQLTSPVRWTQSVRTMLQMGAERFVEVGAGKVLVTMLKRIDPAANGRGTALGTADAIAEYLNG; this is encoded by the coding sequence ATGAACGGCGAACGGATCGCCCTGCTCTTTCCGGGGCAGGGATCGCAGGCGGTGGGGATGGGCCGCGACCTGGCGGAGCGCTTTCCCGAGGCGCGCGCCCTGTTCCAGGAAGCGGACGACGCGCTGGGCTTCTCCCTCTCCACCCTGATGTGGGAAGGGCCGGCGGAGGAGCTGACGCTGACCGTGAACGCGCAGCCCGCCCTCCTCGTCCACAGCGCCGCAGTCTGGGCGGTGCTCAAGGGCGCGGACATCGACGTGGTGGCCGCGGCCGGGCACTCGCTGGGCGAGTTCAGCGCGTACCACGCCGCGGGCTCGCTGGCCTTTGCCGACGCGGTGCGCACGGTGCGCCGCCGCGGCGAGCTGATGCTGCAGAGCGGCAACGCGCGGCCGGGGACCATGGCCGCCGTGCTGGGGCTGGACGACGACGTGGTGGAAGGCGTCTGCCGCGAGGCATCGACCGAAGATTCGGTCGTCGTGCCCGCCAACTTCAACTCTCCCGGCCAGGTGGTGGTGAGCGGCGACGTGGCGGCGGTGGAGCGGGTGGGGCCCATGCTGGTTTCGGCGGGCGCCAAGAAGGTGCAGGGATTGAACGTGTCGGGCGCGTTCCACTCGCCGCTGATGGCGGTGGCGGAAGAGGGCCTGCGCGCGCAGCTGGAAGGCGCGGCGTTCGGCGGCCCCGCGTTCCCGGTCATCAGCAACGTGACCGCGTCACCGGTGACGGACGGCGCTGAGGCGCAGCGGCTGCTTGTGGAGCAGCTCACGTCCCCGGTACGCTGGACCCAGTCGGTCCGCACGATGCTGCAGATGGGCGCGGAGCGGTTCGTGGAGGTGGGGGCCGGCAAGGTGCTGGTGACCATGCTCAAGCGCATCGACCCCGCCGCCAACGGCCGCGGAACGGCGCTGGGCACGGCGGATGCGATTGCCGAGTACCTGAACGGCTGA
- a CDS encoding beta-ketoacyl-ACP synthase III: protein MIPSNAPRARLVSTGRFSPPRVVTNAEMETLVDTNDEWIRSRTGIRERRIADKDTGAADMAAGAARIAMERAGITAMDLDMILLSTATPDRLLPSTACDVQALLGARNAAAYDYATACSGFLYGLSMAEAHIASGQAETVLVCATEKMSSIVDWTDRTTCVLFGDGAGAAVVRKADDERGILSTYMKSDGTLADLLYRPGGGARFPLDISVLDERSHFVKMAGPEVFKSAVRAMCEAAETALQRAGVTADEIDLMVPHQANIRIIESTAKYAKMPMEKVFVNVDRYGNMSSASIPVALDEAIEQGRAGPGSLVLMVAFGAGFTWASNVVRL, encoded by the coding sequence ATGATCCCATCCAACGCCCCCCGCGCGCGGCTGGTGAGCACCGGCCGGTTCTCGCCGCCGCGCGTGGTGACCAACGCCGAGATGGAAACGCTCGTCGACACCAACGACGAGTGGATCCGCTCCCGCACCGGCATCCGCGAGCGGCGCATTGCCGACAAGGACACCGGCGCCGCCGACATGGCCGCCGGCGCCGCGCGCATCGCCATGGAGCGCGCCGGGATCACGGCCATGGATCTGGACATGATCCTGCTCAGCACCGCCACCCCCGACCGGCTGCTTCCCAGCACCGCCTGCGACGTGCAGGCCCTGCTGGGCGCTCGCAACGCCGCGGCGTACGACTACGCCACGGCGTGCTCCGGCTTTCTGTACGGCCTGTCCATGGCCGAGGCGCACATCGCCTCCGGTCAGGCAGAAACCGTGCTGGTGTGCGCGACGGAAAAGATGTCGTCCATCGTGGACTGGACGGACCGCACCACCTGCGTGCTGTTCGGCGACGGCGCCGGCGCGGCCGTCGTCCGCAAGGCCGACGACGAGCGCGGCATCCTGAGCACCTACATGAAGAGCGACGGCACGCTGGCGGACCTGCTGTACCGTCCGGGCGGCGGCGCGCGCTTTCCGCTGGACATTTCCGTGCTGGACGAGCGCAGCCACTTCGTGAAGATGGCCGGGCCCGAGGTCTTCAAGTCCGCCGTGCGCGCCATGTGCGAAGCCGCGGAGACGGCGCTGCAGCGCGCGGGCGTGACGGCCGACGAGATCGACCTGATGGTGCCGCACCAGGCCAACATCCGCATCATCGAAAGCACCGCCAAGTACGCGAAGATGCCGATGGAAAAGGTCTTCGTGAACGTGGACCGCTACGGCAACATGTCGTCGGCCTCCATCCCGGTCGCGCTGGACGAGGCGATCGAGCAGGGGCGCGCGGGGCCGGGGTCGCTGGTGCTGATGGTGGCGTTCGGCGCGGGATTCACGTGGGCCTCCAACGTGGTGCGGCTCTGA
- the plsX gene encoding phosphate acyltransferase PlsX: MRIALDAMGSDRAPAVEVEGAVGALLDRSDDVRVVLVGDTERIEAELARFPDAPRDRLEIAHASEVIEMGESPATAIRRKRDSSIVVGVRMLQAGQVDAFISAGSTGAVMAASLVILRAIPGVDRPPVGARIPTATGKCLALDVGANVDCKAHQLVQFAQLGSVYVSDMWGIPNPRVGLLNIGTEPEKGNEVVLEAHHLLARLPNLNFIGNVEGREIVSGKCDVLVADGFVGNVMLKFYESVAGLIGGMLRRELAETGAQLDLDRLFRSLDYAGIGGAPLLGVNGVVIIGHGGSPPLAIRNAIDVAAQSVQRQMVPHMKALMALNADAPSPQAS, from the coding sequence ATGCGGATCGCGCTGGACGCGATGGGCTCCGATCGTGCCCCGGCCGTTGAGGTCGAGGGCGCGGTCGGAGCTTTGCTTGACCGGTCCGACGACGTTCGCGTTGTCCTGGTCGGCGACACGGAGCGCATTGAAGCCGAGCTGGCGCGTTTTCCCGACGCGCCGCGCGACCGGCTGGAGATCGCGCACGCCTCCGAAGTAATCGAGATGGGCGAGTCCCCCGCCACGGCCATCCGCCGCAAGCGCGACTCCTCCATCGTCGTCGGGGTGCGCATGCTGCAGGCGGGCCAGGTGGACGCCTTCATCAGCGCCGGCAGCACGGGCGCGGTGATGGCGGCCTCGCTTGTCATTCTGCGCGCCATTCCCGGCGTGGACCGCCCCCCGGTGGGCGCCCGCATTCCCACCGCCACGGGCAAGTGCCTGGCGCTGGACGTGGGGGCCAACGTGGACTGCAAGGCCCACCAACTGGTTCAGTTCGCCCAGCTGGGAAGCGTGTACGTTTCCGACATGTGGGGCATTCCCAATCCGCGCGTGGGGCTGCTGAACATCGGCACCGAGCCCGAGAAGGGGAACGAGGTGGTGCTGGAGGCGCACCACCTGCTGGCCCGCCTTCCCAACCTGAACTTCATCGGCAACGTCGAGGGCCGCGAGATCGTGAGCGGCAAGTGCGACGTGCTGGTGGCCGACGGGTTCGTGGGCAACGTGATGCTCAAGTTCTACGAGTCCGTCGCCGGCCTCATCGGGGGCATGCTGCGGCGCGAACTCGCCGAAACGGGCGCGCAGCTGGACCTGGACCGCCTCTTCCGCAGCCTGGACTACGCGGGCATCGGGGGCGCTCCTCTGCTGGGCGTCAACGGCGTCGTCATCATCGGCCACGGCGGCTCGCCGCCCCTGGCCATCCGCAACGCCATCGACGTTGCCGCGCAGTCGGTGCAGCGCCAGATGGTGCCGCACATGAAGGCGCTCATGGCCCTGAACGCGGACGCTCCCTCCCCGCAGGCATCATGA
- the rpmF gene encoding 50S ribosomal protein L32, whose protein sequence is MAVPKRRQSKQRQRKRRTHVKAAMPSFNACPQCGDPHLPHRICANCGYYRKEQRVEVDEF, encoded by the coding sequence ATGGCCGTACCGAAGCGACGCCAGTCCAAGCAGCGCCAGCGCAAGCGCCGCACGCACGTGAAGGCCGCGATGCCTTCGTTCAACGCGTGCCCGCAGTGCGGCGACCCGCACCTTCCGCATCGCATCTGCGCCAATTGCGGATATTACCGCAAGGAGCAGCGGGTCGAGGTCGACGAGTTCTAG
- a CDS encoding YceD family protein, which translates to MLKVSLAALDRAEVQVHQQIAPDDPMWEDAGVELAAPLDVELKARSVGEGVFVRGRLRTTVRLACRRCLTSVDNKLDEEVDFFFEPLTEEDEGAEGEVYPLPARGDELDLTDAVREQLLLRAPEFALCDEECRGLCPQCGTDLNTGQCECVPEQAESPWDALKNVKFN; encoded by the coding sequence ATGTTGAAAGTCAGCCTGGCGGCACTGGACCGCGCGGAAGTGCAGGTTCACCAGCAGATCGCCCCGGACGACCCCATGTGGGAAGACGCCGGAGTGGAACTGGCCGCACCGCTGGACGTGGAGCTGAAGGCCCGCTCCGTCGGCGAAGGCGTGTTCGTGCGCGGCCGGCTCCGCACCACGGTGCGGCTTGCCTGCCGGCGCTGCCTCACGTCCGTCGACAACAAGCTGGACGAGGAAGTAGACTTCTTCTTCGAGCCGCTGACGGAAGAAGACGAAGGCGCGGAAGGAGAGGTCTACCCTCTCCCCGCCCGCGGAGACGAGCTGGATCTGACGGACGCCGTCAGGGAGCAGCTGCTTCTGCGGGCACCGGAGTTCGCCCTGTGCGACGAGGAGTGCCGCGGGCTCTGCCCGCAGTGCGGCACGGACCTCAACACGGGGCAGTGCGAGTGCGTACCCGAGCAGGCCGAGAGCCCCTGGGACGCATTGAAGAACGTCAAGTTCAACTGA